In the Paenibacillus sp. FSL R7-0337 genome, CAGGAAGAACAGCGGGAAGAAGGTTACGTTAAAGGAAATGATGATCCACCAGAAGGCATGCTTGCCCAGCCGTTCATTCAGGCGGAAGCCGAACACTTTAGGGAACCAGTAGTGGAACCCGGCGATGACAGCGAACACAGCACCCGGAATCAGCACGTAGTGGAAATGCGCAACCAGGAACATCGTGTTGTGATACTGGTAATCGGCGCTGGCCATCGCCAGCATGACGCCCGTCACCCCGCCGATCGTAAAGATCGGGATAAAGGCCAGCGTGTACAGCATCGGGGTCGTGAAGGTAATCCTGCCCTTTCGCAGGGTGAATAGCCAGTTGAATATTTTGACCCCGGTAGGTACTGCTATGGCCATCGTTGTTATCGAGAAGAAGCTGTTGACCATGGCACCTTGACCCATCGTATAGAAATGGTGCGCCCATACGAGGAAGGACAGGAGCGAGATGATCAGCATACTGAATACCATGGAGGTATAGCCGTACAGGTTCTTCTTCGAGAAGGTGGCGATAATCTCACTATAAATACCGAACGCCGGAAGGATTACGATATAGACCTCCGGATGTCCCCAGACCCAGAACAGGTTGGCCCAGAGCATATCCATCCCGCCGTTGGCCATCGTGAAGAACTGGGAGCCGAAGAGGCGGTCGAACATCATCATCGCCAGCGCTACGGTAAGAACCGGGAAGGCAAAGACAATAATAACGTTGGTGATCAGTACGGACCAGGTGAACATCGGCATCTTCATCAGCGTCATGCCTGGTGCGCGCATTTTGAGAATTGTTACGATAAAGTTAACCCCGGTGATCAGCGTGCCGATACCGGATATTTGCAGAGCCAGAGAGTAGTAGTTGTTCCCTACGGTCGGGCTGAATTCAAGACTCGCCAGCGGGAAGTACGCTGACCAGCCCGCATCCGGCGAGCCGCCGATGACGAACGAAATGTTCAGCAGCATGGCGCCCATGAAGAAGAGCCAGAAGCTGACGGCGTTCAGCCGCGGGAAGGCAACGTCCCGTGCACCGATCTGCAGTGGAATGATTACGTTCATCAGACCGATGATGAACGGCATGGCCATGAAGAGAATCATGATCAGACCATGGGTGGTGAAGACCTCATTGTAATGCTGCGCATCGAGGAATTTCATTTCCGGCGCAGCCGTCTGCAGACGCATCATCATCGCATCTACACCGCCGCGGAACAGCATCAGCAGCGCCGCGAGGATGTACATGATCCCGATTTTTTTGTGGTCAACCGTGGTCAGCCATTCGCGCCACAGATAGCCCCATTTCTTGAAATAGGTAAGCCCTACGAGAATCCCGATGGTTGCCAGTGCAATACTGATCATGGCCCCGTATATCAAGGGTTCGCCGTGAACCTTAAATTTGTCTAAATCCATTAGGGTAGCTCCTTTCAGTGTGTTGCATTAAGCTCTTCAGAGAGCTAGTGTCCTTCGTGTGTGCTTTCATCCACAGGGGAGCTTGGCAGCGGCTGATCGACTTCCGGATCAGGCTTGCTGTCGAATTCCGTTCCGCTGGACGGCTCGGGAGACGGATGAATTTCCTTGTTATCCTGATGCTCCTGATTGCCGTTGTCCATATCCATCTCCTTGCCGCCGCCGCTCATATGCTCGCCGTGGTCTCCAGGAGGCGGGCTGAACTCCAGATGGGTGGAGGAATACGTTTTGCGTCCGAGATAATCCGTGGCCAGCAGGCCCTTGAATTCTTCCTCAGTCAGCTTAGGCGCAGTTTCCTTCACTTCCTTCACCCAGTCCTCGTAACCCTTGTTACTCAGGACAAGCGCTTCGAATTCCATGTGGGCGAAGCCTTTACCGCTGAAGTTAGCGTTCTTTCCGATATAAGAGCCTTCTGTATCAGCGGAGAGATGAAGCGTTGTCAGCATGTCGCTCATGGCGTACTTTTGGCCGGCAAGCTGTGGAATCCAGAGACTGGTAATGGTGCCGAATGAGTACATTCTGAATTCTACCGCACGATGCACCGGCATATTCACGTAGTTAACCGTCTCGATCCCTTCCTCAGGGTAGCTGAAATGCCATTTCCAGTTGGAAGAGGAAGCATAGATGACCAGCGGAGTCTGATCTTGATAGTCCGCAGCCACATTCTCCACTTCGTTAGTCGTCTTGACGGTAACAACGGACAGGAAGGCTACGATGATAATCGGAATGATAATCCAGATGGCCTCCAGTACCTTGTTGCCTTCCTCATGTTCAGGGATGTAGCCCTCATTACTCTTCTTCGCACGATATTTCACCAGTACAAAGATATACAGAATGTAGACAACAGCCAGAACCCCGAGCATTACAAGAATAGAGAGCAAGATGGTGTCAGATAACGTCCTTGCAGACGGCCCCTTCGGGTTCAAAACAGCGATTGAGCTGCATCCCGGCAGGAGAAGGATCAGGCTTAAAAACAAAGCGTATAACGGTCCCTTTTTTTTCATATAGAACTCCTTCCTTCAATACTACTTTTCATTCGCCGTTCATTAACGGGAGTACATTGATCTGTATCTATAGTAAGAACTACTTACCCATAATGCAAAATACATATTTTGTATAAAAGTATAAAAAAGACCTTAAAAATGGCGAACAAGTTAAATATGTGTGATCAAATTGTTACAACTCCCTAAGGGTATGATAAAGATCACTGTAGTGGCGCACTTTAGCTAATTTTAAGGTTGTTCAATTTTTGTTCAAAATATCGATATTGTTATTAATATTGTCACAATTATTCTGCGCCAAAAACCGCTGATTTAACCGTGTAACGCTTGCTGTGACAGCATTCGACGAGATTTGCGTGCTTTCTGAAAATTATGGCGAACCCTCATTTATCATTGCACAAGAGTAACAATTTTTTAGCTTCCGGTTACAATCTCTCAAATTACGTTGAAAGTATATATGATAAAGTAATAGATAAATATACATAGATTGGAGACTGCTGCTGTGCGTATCAAGAAAATTCTGCTCTTATTCATGTCTTTATTCCTAATCATGGGGCTTGTGCAGGTCCCGGCTAATGCTAAAGGTGATAGCGCTATTCTTAAGCTCGGAGTCAACGATAAATTAAGTAAGGTTGAAGCTGTTTCCGTAAAAGGCACCTATTATGTACCGCTGCGTGCACTTGCGGATGAGCTGAAATGGACCCTTACCGGAATGACGGACGGAATTCAAGTAGCCGGCGGAACGGGTTCGCTTACCCTGCTGAGCAAGGACGGAGGTGCCGTGCTTAAGGATGGCACTACTGTGCCTATGAGCACTTTCGTGCAGGACGGCAAACTCATGGCTCCGCTGAAGGTTAGCGGGTACCTCGGGTATAGCATTTCCTACGCGGGAGATAAATATTTACTTCGTGTGAAGGACGGCTCGGCGCAGCTTACCGATGCAGTGTTTACCGATAAATATGCTGCCGACCTGAAGCCGAAGGCTCCAGTGGCTCCAGTGACTCCTGCCACTCCCGTTACACCCACTGAGCCGGGCAAGCCGGGCCGGACCGTATACCTGACCTTCGACGATGGCCCGTCAGCGACGACTGGTGAGTTGCTGGATATCCTGCACAAATATGACGTACAGGCGACCTTCTTCATGCTGGGGAACAACATGAATGAGCATCCCGCCCAAGTAAAGCGGATTGCTAAGGAAGGCTATGGCTTAGCGCTGCATGGTGTGACCCACCGCAAGGAGAAGTTCTATGCCTCTCCTGCAGCGGCGCTTGCCGAGATGTCAGGGGCCAATGCAACATTGAAGAAGCTGACGGGAGTAAGCACCCCACTGATCCGTACGCCATACGGAAGCAAGCCCTATTTCACCAAGTCCTTCCGCGATAAAGTCCTGACGCAGGGATACCATCTCTGGGACTGGAACGTGGATTCCTATGACTGGAAATACAAACAGAACAGCGACAGAATCTATAACACCGTGATGGATCAGGTGAATAAGCTGAAGGCGTCCAAGACGAATCCGGTAATTCTGATGCATGACCAGAAGGCTACACTCAAGGTGCTGCCGCGTATTCTGGAGAAGCTGAAGAAGGAAGGCTATACCTTCAAGCTCATTACGAAGGATATGGAGCCGCTCAATTTCTGGAAGGATAAACGCTGATCCGCAAGGGTCAATAAAGAAAGAGCAAGCTGCGGGGTACCTGCAGGCTTGCTCTTTTTTTGAGGAAATGTATAGAGAAAAGGCAGTTGTTACTTATACAGATATTGCACCAGCATATGAACCAGCTCTGACTTCAGCCGGTCCACAGCGATCCGCTGCGGCGAGAAGGAGATAAAGTCTACAATCGCGCTCACTGACTCGAACACAATGATCGAAGCTGCCTCCGTATCTTCGGTCTTCAGTTCATCCTGTCCCATCTGAAGATAGGTCAGCGTCTTGAGCCGGCCGGACTCGTACTGGGCATCCATCAGCTGCTTGATAGCCTCATCGCTGTGATACATAATATTCAGATCCTTATGGTACCCGATAAATGCCTTATGCGCGAGCAGAAGCGTGTCTATCAGATGCAGGATCAGGTCCGTACGTTCAAT is a window encoding:
- the qoxB gene encoding cytochrome aa3 quinol oxidase subunit I, translating into MDLDKFKVHGEPLIYGAMISIALATIGILVGLTYFKKWGYLWREWLTTVDHKKIGIMYILAALLMLFRGGVDAMMMRLQTAAPEMKFLDAQHYNEVFTTHGLIMILFMAMPFIIGLMNVIIPLQIGARDVAFPRLNAVSFWLFFMGAMLLNISFVIGGSPDAGWSAYFPLASLEFSPTVGNNYYSLALQISGIGTLITGVNFIVTILKMRAPGMTLMKMPMFTWSVLITNVIIVFAFPVLTVALAMMMFDRLFGSQFFTMANGGMDMLWANLFWVWGHPEVYIVILPAFGIYSEIIATFSKKNLYGYTSMVFSMLIISLLSFLVWAHHFYTMGQGAMVNSFFSITTMAIAVPTGVKIFNWLFTLRKGRITFTTPMLYTLAFIPIFTIGGVTGVMLAMASADYQYHNTMFLVAHFHYVLIPGAVFAVIAGFHYWFPKVFGFRLNERLGKHAFWWIIISFNVTFFPLFFLGLMGMTRRMYTYSEESGFGPLNMLSFVGAVGLAIGFVILVYNIYWSTRYMPRDTTNDPWDGRTLEWATHSPIPLYNFAIVPKVETRDALWSAKHENIPLYTDTKYTKIHMPSNTGKPFILGVVFFFLGFFLVFSMWIPAIVSGIGILVVLAFMSFDKDQGYYIPVEEIAATEKKLMRGETV
- the qoxA gene encoding cytochrome aa3 quinol oxidase subunit II, which gives rise to MKKKGPLYALFLSLILLLPGCSSIAVLNPKGPSARTLSDTILLSILVMLGVLAVVYILYIFVLVKYRAKKSNEGYIPEHEEGNKVLEAIWIIIPIIIVAFLSVVTVKTTNEVENVAADYQDQTPLVIYASSSNWKWHFSYPEEGIETVNYVNMPVHRAVEFRMYSFGTITSLWIPQLAGQKYAMSDMLTTLHLSADTEGSYIGKNANFSGKGFAHMEFEALVLSNKGYEDWVKEVKETAPKLTEEEFKGLLATDYLGRKTYSSTHLEFSPPPGDHGEHMSGGGKEMDMDNGNQEHQDNKEIHPSPEPSSGTEFDSKPDPEVDQPLPSSPVDESTHEGH
- a CDS encoding polysaccharide deacetylase yields the protein MRIKKILLLFMSLFLIMGLVQVPANAKGDSAILKLGVNDKLSKVEAVSVKGTYYVPLRALADELKWTLTGMTDGIQVAGGTGSLTLLSKDGGAVLKDGTTVPMSTFVQDGKLMAPLKVSGYLGYSISYAGDKYLLRVKDGSAQLTDAVFTDKYAADLKPKAPVAPVTPATPVTPTEPGKPGRTVYLTFDDGPSATTGELLDILHKYDVQATFFMLGNNMNEHPAQVKRIAKEGYGLALHGVTHRKEKFYASPAAALAEMSGANATLKKLTGVSTPLIRTPYGSKPYFTKSFRDKVLTQGYHLWDWNVDSYDWKYKQNSDRIYNTVMDQVNKLKASKTNPVILMHDQKATLKVLPRILEKLKKEGYTFKLITKDMEPLNFWKDKR
- a CDS encoding TetR/AcrR family transcriptional regulator, translated to MGETEDKIRTPQQERSIRTKEAIIRAAMQLFSDKGFYQTNTKEIAAAAGVSTGSFYSYFVDKRAVFIEVLHMYGDELMAEVERSMAEINFNTIERTDLILHLIDTLLLAHKAFIGYHKDLNIMYHSDEAIKQLMDAQYESGRLKTLTYLQMGQDELKTEDTEAASIIVFESVSAIVDFISFSPQRIAVDRLKSELVHMLVQYLYK